From one Thalassospira lucentensis genomic stretch:
- the tyrS gene encoding tyrosine--tRNA ligase: protein MTELKSDFLRVMNDRGYIHQCTDIEGLDAYASEKKVVCYVGYDCTADSLHVGSLVSIMMLRWLQKTGHKPIVLMGGGTTRVGDPTGRDDARPVLTDEIIAANMAGIKKVFQQFLTFGDGPTDAVMVNNADWLDKINYIEFLRDFGRHFSVNRMLSFDSVKLRLEREQSLSFLEFNYMILQAYDFVELQRKYGCVLQMGGSDQWGNIVNGVELGRRVDDSALFGLTTPLMTTASGAKMGKTASGAVWLNEERLSAYDYYQFWRNSEDADVIKFMRLFTELSLEQIEEYAKLEGSDINEAKKILAFEAVKLCRGEEAALAAAETARKTFEEGVLADDLPTVEVPKSEIEAGIPAFDLFRRADLAKSGGEARRLIKGGGAKINDEKVDDENITIGGDAINADGVIKLSAGKKRHVLIKPI from the coding sequence ATGACTGAACTGAAGTCTGATTTTCTCCGCGTCATGAATGACCGCGGTTACATCCACCAATGTACTGATATTGAAGGGCTTGATGCCTATGCGTCAGAAAAAAAGGTGGTGTGCTATGTGGGCTATGATTGCACCGCAGACAGCCTGCATGTCGGGTCGCTTGTTTCGATCATGATGCTGCGCTGGTTGCAGAAAACCGGCCATAAGCCGATTGTCCTGATGGGCGGCGGCACGACCCGCGTTGGCGATCCGACCGGCCGTGATGATGCCCGCCCGGTTCTGACCGATGAAATCATTGCCGCCAACATGGCCGGGATCAAAAAGGTTTTTCAGCAGTTCCTGACCTTTGGCGATGGCCCGACCGATGCGGTCATGGTCAACAATGCCGATTGGCTCGACAAGATCAATTACATCGAATTCCTGCGTGATTTCGGCCGCCATTTCTCGGTCAACCGGATGCTGAGCTTTGATTCCGTCAAGCTGCGTCTGGAACGTGAACAGTCGCTGAGCTTCCTTGAATTCAACTATATGATCCTGCAGGCCTATGACTTTGTCGAACTGCAGCGCAAATATGGCTGCGTTCTGCAGATGGGCGGTTCGGACCAGTGGGGCAATATCGTCAATGGTGTCGAGCTTGGCCGTCGCGTTGATGACAGTGCGCTGTTTGGCCTGACCACGCCGCTTATGACCACCGCATCGGGTGCGAAGATGGGCAAGACGGCATCGGGTGCGGTGTGGCTGAACGAGGAACGCCTGTCGGCCTATGATTATTACCAGTTCTGGCGCAACAGCGAAGATGCGGACGTCATCAAGTTCATGCGCCTGTTTACCGAGCTGTCGCTTGAACAGATCGAAGAATACGCAAAGCTTGAAGGTTCGGATATCAACGAAGCCAAGAAGATTCTGGCATTCGAAGCCGTCAAGCTGTGCCGCGGTGAAGAAGCCGCCCTTGCGGCAGCGGAAACCGCGCGCAAGACGTTTGAGGAAGGCGTTCTGGCCGACGATCTGCCGACTGTCGAAGTTCCGAAATCGGAAATCGAGGCCGGTATTCCGGCATTTGATCTGTTCCGCCGTGCCGACCTTGCCAAATCGGGCGGTGAAGCACGTCGCCTGATCAAGGGTGGCGGGGCCAAGATCAACGACGAGAAAGTCGATGATGAAAACATCACCATTGGCGGTGATGCGATCAATGCCGATGGCGTCATCAAGCTTTCGGCGGGCAAGAAGCGCCACGTTCTGATCAAGCCGATCTAA
- a CDS encoding AsmA-like C-terminal domain-containing protein, translating to MRRIKIFTGWCGLFLAAVILFVGVFAGVLVWRIAQGPVSLHRLVPYVVAELNESSGDTKFEVGDMVLFWRGWEERFDIRLQDVSVRDGAGSEMLHVPEADVVFSSKALFDGVLALRELNLIAPKLRLVRHANGQIDIGYNPEGQAEAETPLQSLPVPDFKTDPKTEPEPETAPEPAQNNPGAPASGDASGNNAEQPGVNMPLPSPSEGTGTEPDQSLSDAQRGIRDGSAAMREIVAILSGEMADFPAAAYFESFGVSGADLQVWDEALDLVWAAPSADIRLSRKPMGIHAEATMKVNAGLVSTDVNVTAEYDSRVEEIDMVADIGEVIPSNLTSISDTFIDLAGVDVPVSGRLTAKLGADGSVIELGTDLDLGVGRVDLPAPMVAAYHVTGGKVGLSFVPGRLSFDDVRIEAGETAAVLKGQAINPLGQWAIDITATATDVRTNDLPQLWPETVGDNARTWVVENLTEGIVHQAELRTRLHQDETGNIIVDHLDGEMNMTGVTVHYLGDMPSVLGAGGRAEFDQSSFSIFVNEGEADGIVVDEATLVFSQLDTDSEMADFEIVAHGGARNALEMIDEEPLGFATQLGIDPAQIEGEQATRVKLHFPLLKDLSFDDVEVAAASRIENAAITDAFRDLDISDGTFELQVNTKGLELSGEAAIGKGRTNIKWVESFADDTPVISHYDLEGDLDLAALEQVGFAADPYLSGVATGKVTIEHLRSNEVAIKAQTSLSAADIALDMVDYHKTPGQDASLAFDLTVKANGAGEVRSFDLMAPELVAKAKGRWRGDSPIADKFTVNLTDTRFRENLAIAGAITVDQGGKLLVDLKGKQFDLRPFVEDKPTDGSEKTANPAGDFEAMDIRLEAADFLIKGERPVLRDGSILLHQTGENREIEINARQADAQPWLVGDDDAPREPGPAESPNSGGIGQNASRTGGRTDIFLSIDQLIMANGELIDEIDGSIHVVGDEWDGLVLNGTMGDRANVFAQVERKDPKTRNVRLTSDDAGKFLRAVDLYENLLGGALTIEGTVDDSTWSQPFTGKVNITAFRAVNAPLAARVLGAASLTGLADVLGGNGIAFSELNGDFTYANDVLSLSKFAANGSAVGVTSNGSIDLAKSEIRLAGSIVPIYSLNSALGAIPLLGDLLVGEEGGGIFAPTYTIEGALDDPEVTVNPLSTFVPGVFRNLITGAEPG from the coding sequence GTGCGTCGCATCAAAATCTTTACTGGCTGGTGTGGGCTGTTTCTTGCGGCCGTGATCCTGTTTGTCGGCGTTTTTGCCGGTGTTCTGGTCTGGCGCATCGCGCAGGGCCCGGTTTCCCTGCATCGTCTCGTGCCTTATGTCGTTGCCGAACTGAATGAAAGCAGCGGTGACACCAAATTCGAAGTCGGCGACATGGTCCTGTTCTGGCGCGGATGGGAAGAACGGTTTGATATCCGTCTTCAGGATGTGTCGGTGCGCGACGGGGCAGGAAGTGAAATGCTCCATGTGCCAGAGGCCGACGTGGTGTTTTCCAGCAAGGCGCTTTTTGACGGGGTTCTGGCCCTGCGGGAACTGAACCTGATCGCACCGAAATTGCGTCTGGTCCGGCACGCCAACGGCCAGATCGATATCGGCTATAATCCCGAAGGACAGGCCGAAGCCGAAACCCCGCTGCAATCCCTGCCAGTCCCCGATTTCAAAACAGATCCCAAAACAGAACCTGAACCCGAAACAGCGCCAGAACCGGCACAAAACAATCCGGGCGCCCCGGCATCCGGTGATGCCAGCGGCAACAATGCCGAACAGCCGGGCGTGAATATGCCCCTGCCGTCGCCGTCGGAAGGCACCGGGACCGAACCCGATCAATCGCTTAGCGATGCGCAACGCGGTATTCGCGATGGCAGTGCGGCGATGCGCGAAATTGTCGCGATCCTGTCGGGCGAGATGGCCGATTTTCCCGCCGCCGCCTATTTCGAAAGCTTCGGCGTATCTGGCGCGGATCTTCAAGTATGGGATGAGGCACTTGATCTTGTCTGGGCGGCACCATCTGCCGATATCCGTCTGTCACGCAAACCGATGGGCATTCACGCCGAAGCAACGATGAAGGTCAATGCCGGGCTGGTATCAACCGATGTCAATGTCACGGCCGAATATGACAGCCGGGTCGAGGAAATCGACATGGTGGCCGATATTGGCGAAGTGATCCCGTCAAACCTGACCAGCATATCGGATACGTTTATTGATCTGGCCGGGGTTGATGTCCCGGTATCCGGCAGGCTTACGGCAAAGCTTGGCGCGGATGGCAGCGTTATCGAACTTGGTACCGATCTTGACCTTGGTGTGGGCCGGGTCGATCTGCCCGCCCCAATGGTCGCGGCCTATCACGTCACCGGTGGCAAGGTGGGCTTAAGCTTCGTACCCGGCCGGTTAAGCTTTGATGATGTCCGGATCGAAGCTGGCGAAACCGCCGCCGTGCTCAAAGGGCAGGCAATAAATCCGCTTGGCCAGTGGGCCATCGATATCACGGCGACGGCAACCGACGTCCGGACCAACGATCTGCCGCAATTGTGGCCCGAAACCGTTGGCGACAATGCGCGGACATGGGTTGTTGAAAACCTGACCGAGGGCATCGTTCATCAGGCCGAACTGCGCACCAGACTGCATCAGGACGAAACCGGAAATATCATCGTCGATCATCTGGACGGCGAAATGAACATGACCGGCGTTACCGTGCATTACCTTGGCGATATGCCATCGGTTCTGGGCGCTGGCGGTCGGGCGGAGTTTGATCAGTCAAGCTTCAGCATCTTTGTTAATGAGGGCGAAGCCGACGGCATCGTCGTTGACGAGGCAACGCTTGTTTTCTCGCAGCTCGATACCGACAGCGAAATGGCCGATTTCGAAATCGTCGCCCATGGTGGTGCGCGCAATGCGCTTGAAATGATCGATGAAGAACCGCTTGGTTTTGCTACACAGCTCGGTATCGATCCGGCACAGATCGAAGGTGAGCAGGCAACCCGTGTGAAGCTGCATTTCCCGTTGTTAAAGGATCTGTCGTTTGATGATGTCGAGGTCGCAGCCGCTTCGCGCATCGAAAATGCCGCAATTACCGATGCGTTCCGCGACCTTGATATTTCCGATGGCACCTTTGAATTGCAGGTCAATACCAAGGGGCTCGAACTGTCGGGCGAGGCCGCGATTGGCAAGGGACGAACCAACATCAAATGGGTCGAAAGCTTTGCCGACGATACCCCCGTCATCAGCCACTATGACCTTGAAGGCGATCTTGATCTCGCTGCGCTGGAGCAGGTCGGTTTTGCCGCCGATCCCTATCTGAGCGGTGTCGCGACCGGCAAGGTTACCATCGAACATCTGCGCAGCAACGAGGTCGCCATCAAGGCGCAGACCAGCCTGTCTGCGGCTGATATTGCGCTTGATATGGTCGATTATCATAAAACACCGGGGCAGGATGCCAGCCTTGCGTTCGATCTGACCGTCAAGGCCAATGGCGCGGGCGAAGTCCGGTCCTTTGATCTGATGGCACCCGAACTGGTCGCCAAGGCCAAGGGGCGCTGGCGCGGTGACAGCCCGATTGCGGATAAATTCACGGTTAATCTGACCGATACGCGCTTCCGAGAAAATCTTGCGATTGCAGGCGCCATTACGGTAGATCAGGGCGGCAAACTTCTGGTCGATCTGAAGGGCAAGCAGTTTGATCTGCGTCCGTTTGTCGAAGATAAGCCAACGGACGGTTCGGAAAAAACGGCAAACCCGGCGGGGGATTTCGAGGCAATGGATATCCGCCTCGAAGCAGCCGACTTCCTGATCAAGGGCGAACGTCCGGTGCTGCGCGATGGATCGATCCTTTTGCATCAGACGGGCGAAAACCGTGAAATTGAAATCAACGCCCGGCAGGCCGATGCCCAGCCATGGCTTGTCGGTGATGATGATGCCCCGCGCGAACCCGGCCCCGCCGAAAGCCCCAATAGCGGTGGCATCGGCCAAAACGCATCCCGGACCGGCGGGCGAACCGATATCTTCCTGTCCATCGATCAACTGATCATGGCCAATGGTGAATTGATCGATGAAATTGACGGCTCCATTCATGTTGTTGGTGACGAATGGGATGGTCTGGTCCTGAACGGAACGATGGGGGATCGGGCGAATGTCTTTGCCCAGGTCGAACGCAAGGACCCGAAAACGCGCAACGTGCGCCTGACCAGCGACGATGCGGGCAAATTCCTGCGTGCAGTCGATCTTTATGAAAACCTGCTGGGCGGGGCACTGACCATCGAGGGCACGGTCGATGACAGCACATGGTCGCAACCCTTCACCGGCAAGGTCAATATTACCGCCTTCCGTGCGGTGAACGCACCGCTTGCCGCCCGTGTGCTCGGCGCTGCGTCGCTGACCGGGCTTGCCGATGTGCTGGGCGGGAATGGGATTGCGTTTTCCGAACTGAACGGTGATTTCACCTATGCCAATGATGTGCTCTCGCTTAGCAAATTCGCCGCCAACGGATCGGCGGTTGGCGTCACCAGCAATGGGTCGATTGATCTGGCCAAATCCGAAATCCGGCTGGCGGGATCAATCGTGCCGATCTATTCGCTGAACTCTGCCCTTGGCGCGATCCCGCTTCTGGGGGATTTGCTGGTGGGCGAGGAAGGCGGGGGTATTTTCGCCCCGACCTACACCATCGAAGGTGCGCTTGATGACCCGGAAGTCACGGTCAATCCGCTATCGACCTTTGTGCCCGGCGTGTTCCGCAACCTGATCACCGGGGCCGAACCCGGTTAA